One part of the Haliaeetus albicilla chromosome 9, bHalAlb1.1, whole genome shotgun sequence genome encodes these proteins:
- the SLC12A9 gene encoding solute carrier family 12 member 9 — protein sequence MASSERSALLTYRLCGGSGEEERGRERGRATAAAAAPRKLPTFLGVVVPTLLSMFSVVLFLRLGFVVGHAGLYQALAMFAVAYFIIGMTVLSVCAIATNGALDAGGAYYMISRALGPEFGGSIGIMFFLANVCGSALYVLGLVEAVVDSFGIPPGQKAGTGVHVLPQSYWYELLYGTVLLALCLLVCLVGASIYAKATFLIFLIVAGVLGTILVSFFATRPIGVPIRLPHFNGSETENGSFTGFSLTTLRENLGGGYGVDYTTGQMMSFSSVFAVMFNGCTGIMAGSNMSGDLKRPSYSIPRGTISAVLFTYLVYNLLAFLMCATCNRTLLQKDYGFLRDISIFPPLVTVGIYAATLSAAMSNLIGASRILYALARDDLFGRALALAKKTSASGNPVMAVILSWLVVQLVLFSGKLNTIAGVVTTFFLLVYATVNLACLALEWASAPNFRPTFRYFTWHTCLLGIAGCCVMMFLISPVSASASLGFLLVLLLALHYLSPSSTWGYISQALIFHQVRKYLLMLDVRKDHVKFWRPQMLLMVQNPRGSARLIDFVNDLKKSGLYVLGHVELQDLDALPSDPLQPQQDSWLSLVDKLNVKAFISLTLAPSVRHGVRQLLFTSGLGGMRPNTLVLGFYDDAAPQDGLARHPAFTSAREEIPLGFPPLRAPADPKLLSAREYVGIVADALKMLRNVLLARQLESLDKAWELRRAASPPPAIHVWPVNLLRPDSARYADTCSLFLLQMACVLNMARAWRRARLRLFLCVEAGAMPHAQEEKLRQLLKDLRIQAQIQLVPWDAVTRLHWQTRRGPPGGPAPTGEEEEEEGAVNFPANATQVSDEYVCAANKLVLEQSPAPAVRFLYLPRPPADTSLYPLYLHQLELLTRGLGPTVLVHGVSAVTSTQL from the exons ATGGCGAGCTCGGAGCGGAGCGCGCTGCTCACGTACCGCCTGTGCGGCGGCTCCGGCGAGGaggagcggggccgggagcgCGGCCGGGCcaccgctgccgccgccgccccccgcaaGCTGCCCACCTTCCTGGGCGTCGTGGTGCCCACGCTGCTCTCCATGTTCAGCGTCGTCCTCTTCCTGCGCCTCG GGTTTGTGGTGGGCCATGCCGGGTTGTACCAAGCTCTGGCCATGTTCGCGGTGGCATACTTCATCATCGGCATGACGGTGCTGTCTGTGTGTGCCATTGCCACCAATGGGGCGCTGGATGCCGGCGGAGCCTACT ATATGATCAGCCGTGCCCTGGGCCCGGAGTTTGGGGGCAGCATTGGGATCATGTTTTTCCTGGCCAACGTGTGTGGCAGTGCCCTCTACgtgctggggctggtggaggCGGTGGTGGACAGCTTTGGGATCCCCCCTG GGCAAAAAGCAGGCACAGGCGTCCACGTCCTGCCCCAGAGCTACTGGTACGAGCTGCTCTACGGTACCGTGCTGCTGGCCCTCTGCCTCCTCGTGTGCCTTGTGGGTGCCTCCATCTATGCCAAGGCCAccttcctcatcttcctcatcGTCGCAGGCGTCCTGGGCACCATCCTTGTCAGCTTCTTCGCCACACGGCCCATCGGGGTGCCCATCCGCCTGCCCCACTTCAATGGCTCTGAGACGGAGAATGGCTCCTTCACGGGCTTCTCCCTCACCACCCTGCGAGAAAATCTGGGGG GTGGGTACGGGGTGGACTACACCACCGGGCAGATGATGAGCTTCAGCTCTGTCTTCGCAGTGATGTTCAATGGCTGCACCGGCATCATGGCAGGCTCCAACATGTCAG GGGACCTGAAGCGCCCAAGCTACTCCATCCCACGGGGCACCATCTCCGCTGTGCTCTTCACCTACCTCGTCTACAACCTGCTGGCTTTCCTCATGTGTGCCACCTGCAACAG GACTCTCCTGCAGAAGGACTACGGCTTCTTGCGTGACATCAGTATCTTCCCACCTCTGGTCACCGTGGGCATCTATGCTGCCACCCTCTCCGCAGCCATGAGCAACCTCATCGGGGCATCCCGCATCCTGTACGCTCTGGCCCGGGATGATCTCTTTG GCCGGGCGCTGGCGCTGGCCAAGAAGACATCTGCCAGCGGGAACCCAGTGATGGCAGTGATCCTCTCCTGGCTGGTGGTGCAG CTGGTGCTTTTCTCTGGGAAGCTCAACACCATCGCGGGGGTCGTGACCACCTTCTTCCTCCTGGTTTATGCCACTGTCAACCTGGCCTGCCTGGCACTGGAGTGGGCATCGGCCCCCAACTTCAG gCCCACCTTCCGATACTTCACCTGGCACACATGCCTGCTGGGCATCGCGGGCTGCTGCGTCATGATGTTCCTCATCAGCCCCGTGTCAGCCTCGGCAAGTCTGGGcttcctcctcgtcctcctccttGCCCTCCACTACCTCTCGCCCAGCAGCACCTGGGGCTACATCAGCCAGGCCCTCATCTTCCACCAG gtGAGGAAGTACCTGCTGATGCTGGATGTGCGGAAAGACCACGTCAAGTTCTGGCGCCCACAGATGCTGCTGATGGTGCAGAACCCACGGGGCAGCGCCCGCCTCATTGACTTCGTCAATGACCTCAAGAAGAGCGGCCTCTATGTCCTGGGCCACGTTGAGCTGCAGGACTTGG ACGCGCTGCCCTCGGAcccactgcagccccagcaggaCTCATGGCTGAGCTTGGTGGACAAGCTGAACGTCAAGGCCTTCATCAGCCTCACCCTTGCGCCCTCGGTGCGGCACGGTGTCCGGCAGCTCCTCTTCACCTCTGGCCTTG GCGGGATGCGCCCCAACACCCTGGTGCTGGGCTTCTATGACGACGCGGCACCGCAGGACGGTCTAGCCCGGCACCCCGCCTTCACCAGCGCCCGCGAAGAGATCCCCCTGGGCTTCCCCCCTCTGCGGGCGCCCGCCGACCCCAAGCTGCTGTCAGCCCGGGAGTATGTAGGCATTGTGGCTGACGCCCTGAAGATGCTTCGCAACGTCCTGCTGGCCCGGCAGCTGGAGAGCCTGGACAAGGCCTGGGAGCTGCGGCGGGCTGCCAGCCCCCCGCCCGCCATCCACGTCTGGCCCGTCAACCTGCTGCGGCCCGACAGCGCCCGCTACGCCGACACCTGCAGCCTCTTCCTGCTGCAGATGGCCTGCGTTCTCAACATGGCGCGGGCCTGGCGCCGGGCCCGCCTGCGCCTCTTCCTCTGCGTGGAGGCGGGTGCCATGCCCCATGCCCAGGAGGAGAAGCTGCGCCAGCTCCTCAAAGACTTGCGCATCCAGGCCCAGATCCAGCTGGTGCCCTGGGACGCCGTCACCCGCCTGCACTGGCAAACCCGCCGGGGACCCCCGGGGGGACCGGCACCCACGggcgaggaggaagaggaggaaggggccgTGAACTTCCCAGCCAATGCCACCCAAGTGTCAGATGAGTACGTCTGTGCCGCCAACAAACTCGTCCTGGAGCAGAGCCCCGCGCCGGCCGTGCGCTTCCTCTACCTGCCGCGGCCGCCGGCTGACACCAGCCTCTACCCGCTCTACCTGCACCAACTGGAGCTGCTCACCCGCGGGCTGGGCCCCACCGTGCTGGTGCACGGGGTGAGTGCCGTCACCAGCACCCAGCTCTAG